Within the Staphylococcus argenteus genome, the region TAGTTAAGTCTACCGATCTTGAGGCTATGAAGTTTGATGATTACATGTATTCATGGGATTGCAGTTAACTCAGTCGTAAATAAAATGATTAACTTTAATAAGATGTAGTAATAAACCTTACTTGTTGAAAAGTGAGGTTTTTACTTATGCAAATTGTCCTTGAAAGCCAAAAGTGTTAATTTTGTAATCATTACATTAAGCTTGCTTAAATTTGTTATGATTTATGTTTTATTCAAGGTAATAATGTGAAATGATACAGTGACAGGTTTTTTATTGATTTTTAAAGGGTGATGATTATGGCTATTGTAAATAAGGTAATAATTGTTGAAGGAAAATCAGATAAAAAAAGAGTTCAACAAGTCATTGCAGAACCAGTAAATATTATTTGTACGCATGGCACGATGAGTATAGATAAAATTGATGATATGATAGAATCGCTTTATGGGAAACAAGTTTATGTGTTAGCAGATTCTGATGATGAGGGAGAACGCATAAGGAAATGGTTTAAACGCTATTTAAGCGAAAGTGAACATATATTTATAGATAAAACCTATTGTCAAGTTGCTAACTGTCCTAAAAAATATTTGGCGAATGTACTTACTAGACATGGTTTCAATTGTAAGAAAGAATCAACTCTCATACCTAATTTAAATACTGAAAGGTTAGTTTTAGCGAATGAATAATTCAATTGACATCACAGATGTAACGACGCATTATGAGGAAGAAAAACATTTAATCTTTGGTTATACACCAACATGTGGTACCTGTAAGGTTTCAGAAAGAATGTTAGATATTGCTAATGAAATACTAAAGTTACCACTAATTAAAATAGATTTAAACTTTCATCCTCAATTTTGTGAAGATATGCAAATTATGTCAGTGCCGATTTTATTATTAATGAATAAGGATAAAGAAGTAAAACGAATTTATGCATTTCAATCGGTGACTGATTTGTTAGAAAATTTAAAATAGTTATTGACGAAATTTTACTAAGGTGTTAGGATTAATACAAATTAAATAATGCGTATACTCTTATCGAGAGTGGTGGAGGGATGTGCCCTACGAAGCCCGGCAACCGTCTTATATAGAAATGGTGCCAATTCACATAAAGTTATGACTTTTGAAGATGAGAGAAACAATACTTCTATTGCTTTCTCAATTTTTCTATCGATTTTGAGAAAGCATTTTTTATTTTTATATAGCAACACAGGGAGGAATAAACGTGATTGAGTTAAAAGAAGTCGTCAAAGAATATCGGACTAAAAATAAACAAGTACTTGCTGTAGATCACGTTAATTTATCGATTAAATCGGGATCGATATATGGCGTCATTGGATTTTCTGGAGCAGGAAAAAGTACTTTGATACGTATGTTTAACCATTTAGAATCGCCTACATCAGGTGAAGTCATTATTGACGGAGATCACATTGGTCAATTATCTAAAAATGGACTTAGGAAAAAAAGACAAAAAGTGAGTATGATCTTCCAACATTTTAATTTATTGTGGTCAAGAACAGTACTTAAAAATATTATGTTTCCGCTTGAAATTGCTGGTGTACGTAGAAGGAAAGCGAAACGAAAAGCATTAGAACTTATTGAGCTAGTTGGTTTGAAAGGGAAAGAAAAAGCTTATCCTTCGGAGTTGTCTGGTGGACAAAAACAACGTGTAGGTATTGCACGCGCATTAGCTAATGATCCGACAGTTTTACTTTGTGATGAGGCAACAAGCGCACTTGATCCTCAAACGACAGATGAAATTTTAGATCTATTATTAAAAATTAGAGAACAACAAAACTTAACAATAGTCTTAATTACACATGAAATGCACGTTATTCGTCGTATTTGTGATGAAGTAGCTGTTATGGAAAATGGTAAAGTGATTGAACATGGACCGGTTACACATGTATTTGAAAATCCTCAACATGCAGTAACAAAGAGGTTTGTGAGAGAAGATTTAAATGATGATTTTGAAGCATCTCTAACAGATTTAGAACCCTTAGACAAAGACGCATATATTGTTAGATTAAATTTTGCAGGTTCAACAACTACGGAACCAATCGTTTCAAGCTTATCCAGCGCATTTAATATCAAAATCAATATTTTAGAAGCTAATATAAAAAATACAAAAGATGGAACAGTTGGCTTTTTAATTTTACAAATTCCGTTTATTACAAATGAAGATTTTGGAAAATTCGAAAAAGAGTTAATTGAGCGACAAGTTAAAGTGGAGGTGTTAAGACATGGGTAAATCATTTAGCGATATTATTAATGAAATGATAACAATGCCTAATGTACAGTGGCCAGATGTATGGACTGCAATTGTCGAGACACTATATATGACTGTCGTTTCAACTATATTTGCTTTTATTTTAGGTCTCATCTTAGGTGTTCTTTTGTTCTTATCTGCAAAAGGTAAGTCTAAAGGTGCTAGAATTTTTTATACAATTGTATCTTTTATCGTAAACCTATTTAGAGCTATACCATTCATTATCTTAATCCTTTTATTAATTCCTTTTACTAGTTTAGTGCTTGGAACAATTAGTGGTCCAACAGGTGCATTACCGGCTTTAATTATAGGCGCGGCACCATTTTATGCTAGGCTCGTTGAAATTGCTTTTAAAGAAATTGATAAAGGTGTTATTGAAGCGGCTTGGTCAATGGGAGCAAACACTTGGACAGTCATTCGTAAGGTTCTATTACCCGAAGCAATGCCGGCATTAGTTTCTGGTATTACAGTTACAGCGATTGCATTAGTTGGTTCGACAGCAGTTGCTGGCGTTATAGGCGCAGGTGGCTTAGGTAATTTAGCATACTTAACTGGTTTCACTCGAAATCAAAATGATGTCATTTTAGTATCAACAGTTTTTATTTTAATTATTGTATTTATAATCCAATTCTTTGGGGATTGGCTTACAAATAAACTTGATAAACGATAAATTGGGGGTTTCATTTTATGAAAAAATTATTTGGATTTTTATTAGTATTAACATTTGCAGTTGTATTAACGGCTTGCGGTAATGGAAATAAAGGCGGTAGCGATGACAAGAAAATTACGGTTGGTGCTTCACCAGCACCGCATGCTGAAATTTTAGAAAAAGCGAAACCATTATTAAAGAAAAAAGGTTATGATCTTGAAATTAAAACAATCAACGATTACACGACACCTAATAAATTGTTAGATAAAGGCGAAATCGATGCAAACTATTTCCAACATACACTTTATTTAAATACTGAGAAAAAAGATAAAGGATACAAAATAGTAAGTGCTGGAGACGTTCATTTAGAACCAATGGCTGTATATTCTAAAAAGTATAAAAGCTTAAAAGAATTACCAAAAGGTGCTACAGTATATGTTTCAAACAATCCAGCTGAAGAAGGACGTTTCTTGAAATTCTTTGTTGATGCAGGATTAATTAAAATTAAAAAAGGCGTAAAAATTGAAGACGCGAAATTCAGCGATATTACTGAAAATAAAAAAGATATCAAATTCAATAACAAACAATCAGCAGAATTCTTACCTAAAATTTATCAAAACGAAGATGCTGATGCGGTTATCATTAACTCAAACTTTGCAATCGAACAAAAACTAAATCCTAAAAAAGATTCAATTGCTGTCGAAAGTGCAAAAGATAATCCATATGCTAACTTAATTGCAGTTAAAGAAGGTCATCAAGATGATAAGAAAATTAAAGCGTTAATTGAAGTGTTACAATCTAAAGATATTCAAAACTTCATTAATGAAAAATACAATGGTGCAGTCATTCCTGCTAAATAATTTATTACAAGCTCAGTAACGTCAAGTTGCTGGGCTTTTTGTGAGCTATACATTTCCAATGAAAATTAAACAATATTCAATATAAAGTATATTATTTATTAAACAGTAAAGTAATAACCGGTAATTTAGCTTACTTTACATTGAATTTTTTTCACTCGTTATATAATGAAGCTAAATATTTTCACAAAATTATTTGAGTTAAATGTTTAGACGTTTTTTAATTGGGTAAATTTAAATTACAACATTTATTTCAAGGAGGCATTCATTATGGCAGACGAAAGTAAATTTGAACAAGCAAAAGGTAACGTTAAAGAAACAGTAGGAAACGTTACTGATAATAAAGATTTAGAAAACGAAGGTAAAGAAGATAAAGCTTCTGGTAAAGCTAAAGAATTCGTTGAAAATGCAAAAGAAAAAGCAACTGATTTTATAGATAAAGTAAAAGGTAACAAAGGCGAGTAATTTTACTTTTAAATCCTAATACACTACGCATGCCACTTAGTCGGTATAAATATCGGCTAGGTGGTTTTGCTGTGTGTGTACGAAATTTTGTCATCCATGACTTAGTTAATATTAATTTTAATGAAAGAAAGAGTCTAAATTAAAAAACTCGTTAACTAATTTCAATGGTAAGCAATAAAAATTTAATCCTACATTGAAAGTAATTAACGAGAAAAAGTGAATCAAAAATTGTTCGCGAATGGTTATTCATTTTCAGCGGTAATACGACCTAAAGTCAAACTTACGATTAAACCGATGATAAATACGACAATCGAAACAAACCACATCGTGATATTAGTTGGTAAGCCTGGAAATACTGCAAGGAGTGATCCGATAACAAAACCTATAATTAGCGCAAAAGTCATCAAAGTATGGTGTGATAAAAAATACTGAATGATTTTACTGGAAAAAATGAAACCAGCAAGTACACCAAAACCGACTGCAAGTAATATAGGAATACCGGCAAAATTAAGCTTAACTACTTCAGAAATAGCTAACATGACAGTACCATAAACACCAAATACCAATAACATAAACGAACCTGAAATACCTGGAAGTAACATTGCGCTGGATGCACACATGCCCGCAATAAAATATTTAAAAATAAGACCAGTTGATAGCGTCAGCGTTTCACCAGCGTGCTTATCCCCACTATTCAATAAAGTAATAATAATTAAAATGACGATACCAGTTATTACCATCATATAATGTTTTGCTGTAAATGATGACTTATAGTTAGATATTTTCAATAAGTAAGGGACAATTCCTATAATTAAACCACCAAAGAAAAACATAGTAGGTATGTGATGCTGGCTTAATAAGTAATTGAAAAGATTACTTAGTGATCCCATTGCTAATAACATACCAATTATAATAGGAAGTAAAAATGTGAAACTTGGCCAAAAGCGTCGTGAAAAGATCCCGCTTATGGAAGCGATAAATTGGTTGTATATACCTAGCAATAAAGCGATTGTGCCGCCACTAACGCCAGGTACTAAATCACTCGTGCCCATAGCAAATCCTTTAAAAATATTAATCCATTTAAACTGTTGCATGAATAACTCCTTTCTATCGATTGGAATAAAACATAAATAGCATCATACCATATCATAAATGTTTTAGTGAAATGATAACATATTTTAAAAACATAAAATCCATTGAGAAATTATGAGTACTGATTATCATTTATACTTCTGAACTGAGTCAATTAGAGATGTACTTTAGAGTTACTAAAAATAATAAAAAGGGTTTAAGTTATTTATATTAAGGTATAAGTAAGTTATAATTAACTGAACGCATTATTACAAAGTCTTTTTGACTACAAATTAAAATTATTATAAACTAGTTAAGAAAACTTTATATTTTACGGAGGGAATATAAAATGGCATCAACATTAGAAATCAAAGACCTACATGTGTCTATTGAGGATAAAGAAATCTTAAAAGGTGTTAACTTGACAATTAACACTGATGAAATACATGCGATTATGGGACCAAACGGGACAGGTAAATCAACTTTATCATCTGCAATTATGGGACACCCAAGCTATGAAGTAACTAAAGGAGAAGTACTTTTAGACGGTGTTAATATTTTAGAATTAGAAGTTGATGAAAGAGCAAAAGCAGGGTTGTTCTTAGCAATGCAATATCCATCTGAAATTACAGGTGTAACAAATGCTGATTTCATGCGTTCTGCAATTAATGCGAAACGTGAAGAAGGACAAGAGATTAACTTAATGCAATTTATTAAGAAATTAGATAAGAACATGGACTTTTTAGATATCGATAAAGACATGGCTCAACGTTATTTAAATGAAGGTTTCTCAGGTGGAGAGAAGAAACGTAACGAAATCTTACAATTAATGATGTTAGAACCTAAATTTGCAATCTTAGATGAAATCGATTCAGGTTTAGACATCGATGCATTAAAAGTTGTATCAAAAGGCATTAACCAAATGCGTGGGGAAAACTTTGGTGCATTAATGATTACACACTATCAACGTTTATTAAACTATATTACACCAGATAAAGTACATGTAATGTATGCTGGTAAAGTCGTTAAGTCTGGCGGTCCAGAATTAGCAAAACGTCTTGAAGAAGAAGGATATGAATGGGTTAAAGAAGAGTTCGGTTCAGCTGAATAATCTTATTAATACAATATCCACGAGATGTTCATCTATATATGATGAAAATGAACATTTATTCGAAATAGTAAATTTCATCAAGTAGGAGGAAAAAAGTTATGACAACTGATATTTTGAACATTTCTGAAGAACAACTTGTTGATTATTCTAAAGCCCACAATGAACCTTCTTGGATGACAGAATTACGTAAAAAAGCTTTGAAATTAACAGAAACTTTAGAAATGCCAAAACCTGATAAAACAAAATTAAGAAAATGGGATTTTGATTCTTTTAAAGAACACGATGTTAAAGGTGATGTTTATCAATCTTTATCACAATTACCTGAGTCAGTAAGAGAAATTATTGATGTAGATCAATCAAAAAATTTAGTAATTCAACATAACAATACGATTGCATTTACACAAGTTGATAATAATGCATCAAATGATGGTGTTATTATTGAAGGTTTAGCTGATGCACTTGTAAATCATAGTGATTTAGTACAAAAGTACTTTATGAAAGATGCAGTAACTATAGATGAACATCGAATTACAGCGCTACATACAGCATTAGTTAATGGTGGCGTATTTGTTTATGTTCCTAAAAATGTAGTTGTAGAACATCCAGTACAATATGTTGTTTTACATGATGATGAGAACGCAAGTTTCTATAATCATGTCATTATTGTTACTGAAGAAAGTGCTGAAGTGACATATGTTGAAAACTATTTATCAAATGCATCTGGTGAAGGAAATCAATTGAATATTGTTTCTGAAGTCATTGCTGGTGCAAATTCAAATATTACTTATGGTTCAGTAGATTACATGGACAAAGGCTTTACAGGTCATATCATTCGTCGTGGTATTACAGAAGCGGATGCTTTAATTAACTGGGCGTTAGGTTTAATGAATGAAGGAAGCCAAATTATTGATAATACAACTAATTTATATGGTGATCGTTCAACAAGTTCACTTAAATCAGTTGTAGTTGGAACAGGCGAACAAAAAATCAATTTAACATCTAAAATTGTTCAATATGGTAAAGAAACGGATGGTTATATCCTAAAACATGGTGTAATGAAAGAACATGCATCGTCTGTGTTTAATGGTATTGGATATATCAAGCATGGTGGTACAAAATCAATTGCAAACCAAGAATCACGTGTATTAATGTTATCAGAACACGCACGAGGAGACGCAAATCCAATTTTATTAATTGATGAAGATGATGTTCAAGCAGGCCACGCGGCTTCAGTAGGTCGTGTTGATCCGGATCAACTTTATTACTTAATGAGTCGTGGTATTTCTCAAAGAGAAGCAGAACGACTTGTTATTCATGGTTTCTTAGATCCAGTAGTACGTGAGTTACCTATCGAAGATGTTAAACGTCAATTAAGAGAAGTAATTGAACGTAAAGTATCTAAATAAGTTATTGTAAATTAAATTTAAACTGTTGATATTGGTGAGAAACTTTTACAACGTAGTATTTAAACAAGCAGGATTTTTATTTAAGAAAGGTCGTGAATGAAGTGGCCGAACACTCATTTGACGTTAATGAAGTAATCAAAGATTTTCCGATTTTAGATCAAAAAGTCAATGGCAAACGTTTAGCATATCTTGATTCAACAGCGACAAGTCAAACACCTGTTCAAGTGTTAAATGTTCTAGATGATTACTATAGACGCTACAATTCTAATGTCCATCGTGGTGTTCATACTTTAGGTTCGTTAGCAACTGATGGATATGAAAATGCGAGAGAAACAGTAAGACGTTTTATTAATGCAAAGTACTTTGAAGAAATTATTTTTACTAGAGGGACAACTGCAGCAATTAACTTAGTAGCCCATAGTTATGGCGATGCAAATGTTGAAGAGGGCGACGAAATTGTTGTTACAGAAATGGAGCATCATGCGAATATCGTTCCTTGGCAACAATTAGCAAAGCGTAAAAATGCGACATTGAAATTTATACCAATGACTGCTGAAGGTGAATTAAACATCGAAGATATAAAGCAAACGATTAATGATAAAACGAAAATCGTTGCAATTGCACATGTATCTAACGTACTTGGTACAATTAATGATGTTAAAACAATTGCTGAAGTTGCCCATCAACATGGTGCAATCATAAGTGTTGATGGTGCACAAGCGGCGCCACATATGAAACTTGATATGCAAGATATGGATGCTGATTTTTATAGTTTTAGTGGTCATAAAATGCTAGGCCCAACTGGTATTGGTGTATTATTTGGAAAACGTGAGTTACTTCAAAAAATGGAGCCAATTGAGTTTGGTGGTGACATGATTGATTTTGTAAGTAAATATGATGCGACATGGGCAGATTTACCTACAAAATTTGAGGCGGGTACACCATTAATTGCACAAGCGATTGGACTTGCAGAAGCCATTCGCTACCTAGAACGTTTAGGTTTTGATGCCATTCATCAATATGAACAAGAATTAACAACATATGCATATGAACAAATGTCGGCGATTGACGGAATTGAAATCTATGGTCCACCAAAAGATCGCCGCGCAGGTGTGATAACATTTAATTTACAAGATGTTCATCCACATGATTTAGCTACAGCGGTTGATACAGAAGGCGTCGCAGTTCGGGCTGGACACCATTGTGCACAACCACTGATGAAATGGTTAAATGTGTCTTCAACAGCAAGAGCGAGTTTTTATATATACAACACGAAAGAAGACATTGATCAGTTAATAAATGCCTTGAAACAAACAAAGGAGTTTTTCTCTTATGAATTTTAATAATCTAGATCAATTATATAGATCTGTCATTATGGATCATTATAAAAACCCTAGAAATAAAGGTGTATTAGATAACGGGTCTATGACAGTTGATATGAATAACCCGACATGCGGTGACCGAATTCGACTAACATTTGATATAGAAGACGGCATGATTAAAGATGCTAAGTTTGAAGGTGAAGGTTGTTCAATTTCAATGGCAAGCGCATCAATGATGACGCAAGCTGTTAAAGGTCATTCACTTGGTGAAGCAATGCAAATGAGCCAAGAATTTACAAAAATGATGCTTGGTGAAGATTATGTGATTACAGAAGAAATGGGAGATATTGAAGCATTACAAGGTGTTTCACAATTCCCTGCTCGTATAAAATGTGCCACATTAGCTTGGAAAGCATTGGAAAAAGGTACTGTTGCTAAAGAAGGTAAAGCAGAAGGTACAACTGAAGAAGAATAATATGCTGTTAATCATAAGATAAAATGACATAAGACATAAAATAAGTTTAGACGCTTTTATAAGATAGTATGTCATTGTTATAATATGATTTACATCATGAATTAAAAACTTACGCACGCCGTTGTAAATATATTTTTAAGGAGTGATTGAAATGGCTAAAAAAGCACCTGATGTTGGGGATTATAAATATGGATTCCACGACGATGATGTTTCCATTTTCAGATCAGAACGTGGTTTAACTGAGAATATTGTTAGAGAAATTTCTAACATGAAAAATGAGCCGGAATGGATGTTAGATTTCCGTCTTAAATCATTAAAATTATTTTATAAAATGCCAATGCCTCAATGGGGTGGCGACTTATCGGAATTGAATTTCGATGACATTACGTACTATGTTAAACCGTCAGAACAAGCTGAGCGTTCATGGGATGAAGTGCCAGAAGAAATTAAACGAACTTTTGATAAATTAGGGATTCCTGAGGCTGAACAAAAATATTTAGCCGGTGTTTCTGCACAATATGAATCAGAAGTTGTTTACCATAACATGGAAAAAGAACTTGAAGAAAAAGGTATCATTTTCAAAGATACAGATAGTGCTTTACAAGAAAACGAAGAACTATTTAAAAAATACTTTGCGTCAGTTATTCCTGCAGCAGATAATAAATTTGCAGCGTTGAACTCAGCAGTATGGTCAGGTGGTTCATTCATTTACGTACCTAAAAATGTTAAATTAGATACGCCATTACAAGCATATTTCCGTATAAATTCTGAAAATATGGGGCAATTTGAACGTACACTAATTATTGCTGATGAAGGTGCTTCTGTACATTATGTAGAAGGTTGTACCGCACCAGTATATACAACAAGTTCATTACACTCAGCTGTTGTTGAAATTATCGTGCACAAGGATGCACATG harbors:
- a CDS encoding toprim domain-containing protein gives rise to the protein MAIVNKVIIVEGKSDKKRVQQVIAEPVNIICTHGTMSIDKIDDMIESLYGKQVYVLADSDDEGERIRKWFKRYLSESEHIFIDKTYCQVANCPKKYLANVLTRHGFNCKKESTLIPNLNTERLVLANE
- a CDS encoding thioredoxin family protein translates to MNNSIDITDVTTHYEEEKHLIFGYTPTCGTCKVSERMLDIANEILKLPLIKIDLNFHPQFCEDMQIMSVPILLLMNKDKEVKRIYAFQSVTDLLENLK
- a CDS encoding methionine ABC transporter ATP-binding protein; the protein is MIELKEVVKEYRTKNKQVLAVDHVNLSIKSGSIYGVIGFSGAGKSTLIRMFNHLESPTSGEVIIDGDHIGQLSKNGLRKKRQKVSMIFQHFNLLWSRTVLKNIMFPLEIAGVRRRKAKRKALELIELVGLKGKEKAYPSELSGGQKQRVGIARALANDPTVLLCDEATSALDPQTTDEILDLLLKIREQQNLTIVLITHEMHVIRRICDEVAVMENGKVIEHGPVTHVFENPQHAVTKRFVREDLNDDFEASLTDLEPLDKDAYIVRLNFAGSTTTEPIVSSLSSAFNIKINILEANIKNTKDGTVGFLILQIPFITNEDFGKFEKELIERQVKVEVLRHG
- a CDS encoding methionine ABC transporter permease; its protein translation is MGKSFSDIINEMITMPNVQWPDVWTAIVETLYMTVVSTIFAFILGLILGVLLFLSAKGKSKGARIFYTIVSFIVNLFRAIPFIILILLLIPFTSLVLGTISGPTGALPALIIGAAPFYARLVEIAFKEIDKGVIEAAWSMGANTWTVIRKVLLPEAMPALVSGITVTAIALVGSTAVAGVIGAGGLGNLAYLTGFTRNQNDVILVSTVFILIIVFIIQFFGDWLTNKLDKR
- a CDS encoding MetQ/NlpA family ABC transporter substrate-binding protein, which translates into the protein MKKLFGFLLVLTFAVVLTACGNGNKGGSDDKKITVGASPAPHAEILEKAKPLLKKKGYDLEIKTINDYTTPNKLLDKGEIDANYFQHTLYLNTEKKDKGYKIVSAGDVHLEPMAVYSKKYKSLKELPKGATVYVSNNPAEEGRFLKFFVDAGLIKIKKGVKIEDAKFSDITENKKDIKFNNKQSAEFLPKIYQNEDADAVIINSNFAIEQKLNPKKDSIAVESAKDNPYANLIAVKEGHQDDKKIKALIEVLQSKDIQNFINEKYNGAVIPAK
- a CDS encoding CsbD family protein, with translation MADESKFEQAKGNVKETVGNVTDNKDLENEGKEDKASGKAKEFVENAKEKATDFIDKVKGNKGE
- a CDS encoding DUF368 domain-containing protein; amino-acid sequence: MQQFKWINIFKGFAMGTSDLVPGVSGGTIALLLGIYNQFIASISGIFSRRFWPSFTFLLPIIIGMLLAMGSLSNLFNYLLSQHHIPTMFFFGGLIIGIVPYLLKISNYKSSFTAKHYMMVITGIVILIIITLLNSGDKHAGETLTLSTGLIFKYFIAGMCASSAMLLPGISGSFMLLVFGVYGTVMLAISEVVKLNFAGIPILLAVGFGVLAGFIFSSKIIQYFLSHHTLMTFALIIGFVIGSLLAVFPGLPTNITMWFVSIVVFIIGLIVSLTLGRITAENE
- the sufC gene encoding Fe-S cluster assembly ATPase SufC, whose product is MASTLEIKDLHVSIEDKEILKGVNLTINTDEIHAIMGPNGTGKSTLSSAIMGHPSYEVTKGEVLLDGVNILELEVDERAKAGLFLAMQYPSEITGVTNADFMRSAINAKREEGQEINLMQFIKKLDKNMDFLDIDKDMAQRYLNEGFSGGEKKRNEILQLMMLEPKFAILDEIDSGLDIDALKVVSKGINQMRGENFGALMITHYQRLLNYITPDKVHVMYAGKVVKSGGPELAKRLEEEGYEWVKEEFGSAE
- the sufD gene encoding Fe-S cluster assembly protein SufD is translated as MTTDILNISEEQLVDYSKAHNEPSWMTELRKKALKLTETLEMPKPDKTKLRKWDFDSFKEHDVKGDVYQSLSQLPESVREIIDVDQSKNLVIQHNNTIAFTQVDNNASNDGVIIEGLADALVNHSDLVQKYFMKDAVTIDEHRITALHTALVNGGVFVYVPKNVVVEHPVQYVVLHDDENASFYNHVIIVTEESAEVTYVENYLSNASGEGNQLNIVSEVIAGANSNITYGSVDYMDKGFTGHIIRRGITEADALINWALGLMNEGSQIIDNTTNLYGDRSTSSLKSVVVGTGEQKINLTSKIVQYGKETDGYILKHGVMKEHASSVFNGIGYIKHGGTKSIANQESRVLMLSEHARGDANPILLIDEDDVQAGHAASVGRVDPDQLYYLMSRGISQREAERLVIHGFLDPVVRELPIEDVKRQLREVIERKVSK
- a CDS encoding cysteine desulfurase codes for the protein MNEVAEHSFDVNEVIKDFPILDQKVNGKRLAYLDSTATSQTPVQVLNVLDDYYRRYNSNVHRGVHTLGSLATDGYENARETVRRFINAKYFEEIIFTRGTTAAINLVAHSYGDANVEEGDEIVVTEMEHHANIVPWQQLAKRKNATLKFIPMTAEGELNIEDIKQTINDKTKIVAIAHVSNVLGTINDVKTIAEVAHQHGAIISVDGAQAAPHMKLDMQDMDADFYSFSGHKMLGPTGIGVLFGKRELLQKMEPIEFGGDMIDFVSKYDATWADLPTKFEAGTPLIAQAIGLAEAIRYLERLGFDAIHQYEQELTTYAYEQMSAIDGIEIYGPPKDRRAGVITFNLQDVHPHDLATAVDTEGVAVRAGHHCAQPLMKWLNVSSTARASFYIYNTKEDIDQLINALKQTKEFFSYEF
- the sufU gene encoding Fe-S cluster assembly sulfur transfer protein SufU, which encodes MNFNNLDQLYRSVIMDHYKNPRNKGVLDNGSMTVDMNNPTCGDRIRLTFDIEDGMIKDAKFEGEGCSISMASASMMTQAVKGHSLGEAMQMSQEFTKMMLGEDYVITEEMGDIEALQGVSQFPARIKCATLAWKALEKGTVAKEGKAEGTTEEE
- the sufB gene encoding Fe-S cluster assembly protein SufB, which gives rise to MAKKAPDVGDYKYGFHDDDVSIFRSERGLTENIVREISNMKNEPEWMLDFRLKSLKLFYKMPMPQWGGDLSELNFDDITYYVKPSEQAERSWDEVPEEIKRTFDKLGIPEAEQKYLAGVSAQYESEVVYHNMEKELEEKGIIFKDTDSALQENEELFKKYFASVIPAADNKFAALNSAVWSGGSFIYVPKNVKLDTPLQAYFRINSENMGQFERTLIIADEGASVHYVEGCTAPVYTTSSLHSAVVEIIVHKDAHVRYTTIQNWANNVYNLVTKRTFVYENGNMEWVDGNLGSKLTMKYPNCVLLGEGAKGSTLSIAFAGKGQVQDAGAKMIHKAPNTSSTIVSKSISKNGGKVIYRGIVHFGRKAKGARSNIECDTLILDNESTSDTIPYNEVFNDQISLEHEAKVSKVSEEQLFYLMSRGISEEEATEMIVMGFIEPFTKELPMEYAVEMNRLIKFEMEGSIG